In Streptomyces sp. SN-593, a single genomic region encodes these proteins:
- a CDS encoding alpha/beta fold hydrolase, with protein sequence MQRRRLVAAVAAAAALAGVAAAAPAQATATTATTTPKTAAISWSPCPDSDPLVGTLLKGLECGSLQVPLDYSRPNGRKITLALTRAEHTAPADQYQGVVLLNRGQWPGQFGRDLPTRFATGTSGLPTAVGAQYDWIGFDPRGTGASEPMVTCDPSYLWPGQARPDYVPRTAAQESAWVARAREFAQSCGKAYGDVLPYLGTKDAARDMDSIRQALGQRQISYFGYDYGTYLGSVYASMFPSRVRRMVLDTVVAPDGTWYDTDLEQSASFEKSAGTYFSWIASNDATYHLGTTKAAVEANYYKGMAAVRKAPIGGQIGPSEYSDFFLVSLYRRSSWTTDAAALSDWVLRGDPSELQAGFGVPGTPTQNKQAMYNAVQCVDTPWPRDWKTWEKDYAAQYAAGDHVMTWSDAWYAAPCAFWPVAAGTPQKIGDRNVDVLLLQGDGVGNSPLSGALRMHAEFPDSRLVVERGGFEHETSMSRNANACMNSYVSAFFADGTRPASARGVDASCAANPAPVPPAAS encoded by the coding sequence GTGCAGAGAAGAAGACTCGTCGCGGCGGTGGCGGCGGCAGCCGCCCTCGCGGGTGTGGCCGCGGCCGCACCGGCGCAGGCCACCGCCACGACCGCCACGACCACACCGAAGACGGCGGCCATCAGCTGGTCGCCCTGTCCGGACAGCGACCCGCTGGTCGGGACCCTGCTCAAGGGGCTGGAGTGCGGCTCCCTCCAGGTGCCGCTCGACTACAGCCGGCCGAACGGCCGGAAGATCACCCTGGCGCTGACCCGGGCGGAGCACACCGCGCCCGCCGACCAGTACCAGGGCGTCGTCCTGCTCAACCGGGGCCAGTGGCCCGGCCAGTTCGGACGGGACCTGCCCACGCGGTTCGCCACCGGCACCTCCGGGCTGCCGACGGCGGTCGGCGCCCAGTACGACTGGATCGGCTTCGACCCGCGCGGCACCGGGGCCAGCGAGCCGATGGTCACCTGCGACCCGTCCTACCTCTGGCCGGGCCAGGCCCGCCCGGACTACGTGCCGCGCACCGCCGCGCAGGAGAGCGCCTGGGTCGCCCGGGCCCGTGAGTTCGCCCAGAGCTGCGGCAAGGCGTACGGCGACGTGCTCCCCTACCTCGGCACCAAGGACGCCGCCCGGGACATGGACTCCATCCGGCAGGCGCTCGGCCAGCGGCAGATCAGCTACTTCGGCTACGACTACGGCACCTACCTGGGCTCGGTCTACGCCTCGATGTTCCCCTCCCGGGTGCGGCGGATGGTGCTGGACACCGTGGTGGCGCCGGACGGCACCTGGTACGACACCGACCTGGAGCAGAGCGCCTCGTTCGAGAAGAGCGCGGGCACCTACTTCTCCTGGATCGCCTCCAATGACGCGACCTACCACCTGGGCACCACCAAGGCCGCGGTCGAGGCGAACTACTACAAGGGCATGGCCGCGGTGCGGAAGGCGCCGATCGGCGGGCAGATCGGCCCGTCGGAGTACTCGGACTTCTTCCTCGTCAGCCTCTACCGGCGCTCGTCGTGGACCACCGACGCGGCGGCGCTGTCGGACTGGGTGCTGCGGGGGGACCCGTCCGAACTCCAGGCCGGCTTCGGCGTCCCGGGGACGCCGACCCAGAACAAGCAGGCGATGTACAACGCGGTGCAGTGCGTCGACACGCCCTGGCCGCGTGACTGGAAGACCTGGGAGAAGGACTACGCGGCGCAGTACGCGGCGGGCGACCACGTCATGACCTGGTCCGACGCCTGGTACGCCGCGCCCTGCGCCTTCTGGCCGGTGGCGGCCGGCACACCGCAGAAGATCGGTGACCGGAACGTCGACGTGCTGCTGCTCCAGGGCGACGGCGTCGGCAACTCCCCGCTCTCGGGCGCGCTGCGGATGCACGCCGAGTTCCCCGACTCCCGACTGGTGGTGGAGCGCGGCGGGTTCGAGCACGAGACGTCCATGTCCCGCAACGCCAACGCCTGCATGAACTCCTACGTCAGCGCCTTCTTCGCCGACGGCACCCGCCCGGCGTCCGCCCGGGGCGTCGACGCCTCCTGCGCGGCCAATCCGGCGCCCGTTCCCCCTGCCGCGAGCTGA
- a CDS encoding FAD-dependent monooxygenase: METGVIIVGAGPVGLLLAGELHLGGVDVIVYEKNSARSGESRALGFNRRAAETLEQRGLLSRLDPFRWGPMGHFGGVRFDLGMLDENHSGVLGLSQARTEEMLENWLTERGVPVRRGHEVTGLRETPDGVTVAFEGPDGPGEDTAAYLVGCDGPRSAVRAAAGVPVTGRDSTRGMYTAEITDVTLRPRPIGERLPGGDMVVCTPLGDGRYRVVIHDRSLPPDPDPGSLTFAEVADAWQRLTGESLHDARPLWLWACGNEAALADRYRQGRVLLAGDAAHAIPPLAAWGLSAGLQDAANLGWKLAAVLAGRAPEELLDTYHAERHRVGRELVRNAQAASRLYLGDDTMDPVRAVLGELVAGKDAAGHLAGIVSGLGIRYDVGPGDHPLLGTRMPPDDEIVREDGSRVRVADLLHTAHGLLLVTGHGKAATAAEGWTDRVDVVTGAWHEPALPALDAVLVRPDGYVAWTSPGAAHDLTDALTRWFGAPRTTTPAAAAVRSAAGDDRTGA, from the coding sequence ATGGAAACTGGCGTGATAATTGTCGGGGCCGGGCCGGTCGGCCTGTTATTGGCCGGCGAACTCCATCTCGGCGGAGTGGATGTCATCGTCTACGAGAAAAACTCCGCCCGGTCCGGTGAATCCCGCGCCCTCGGATTCAACCGGCGCGCCGCGGAAACCTTGGAACAGCGCGGACTGCTTTCCCGGCTGGACCCGTTCCGCTGGGGCCCGATGGGGCACTTCGGCGGTGTCCGATTCGATCTCGGCATGCTGGACGAGAACCACAGCGGGGTACTGGGACTCTCCCAGGCCCGGACCGAGGAAATGCTGGAGAACTGGTTGACCGAACGCGGGGTCCCGGTGCGGCGCGGCCACGAGGTGACCGGGCTGCGCGAGACGCCGGACGGCGTGACCGTGGCCTTCGAGGGACCGGACGGCCCCGGCGAGGACACCGCCGCCTACCTGGTCGGCTGCGACGGGCCGCGCAGTGCCGTCCGCGCGGCGGCCGGCGTGCCCGTGACCGGCCGGGACTCCACGCGGGGCATGTACACCGCCGAGATCACCGACGTCACCCTGCGGCCGCGGCCGATCGGCGAGCGGCTGCCCGGCGGCGACATGGTGGTGTGCACCCCGCTCGGCGACGGCCGCTACCGCGTGGTGATCCACGACCGGAGCCTGCCGCCCGACCCGGACCCCGGATCCCTGACCTTCGCCGAGGTCGCCGACGCGTGGCAGCGGCTGACCGGCGAGTCGCTGCACGACGCCCGGCCGCTGTGGCTGTGGGCCTGCGGCAACGAGGCCGCGCTCGCCGACCGCTACCGGCAGGGCCGGGTCCTGCTGGCCGGCGACGCGGCGCACGCGATACCGCCACTGGCCGCCTGGGGGCTGAGCGCCGGCCTCCAGGACGCCGCGAACCTCGGCTGGAAGCTGGCGGCGGTGCTCGCCGGCCGGGCCCCGGAGGAGCTGCTCGACACCTACCATGCCGAACGCCACCGTGTCGGCCGGGAGTTGGTGCGCAACGCCCAGGCGGCGTCGAGGCTGTACCTGGGCGACGACACCATGGACCCCGTCCGCGCGGTGCTGGGCGAGCTGGTGGCGGGCAAGGACGCCGCGGGACACCTGGCCGGCATCGTGAGCGGACTGGGCATCCGCTACGACGTCGGCCCCGGCGACCACCCCCTGCTCGGCACGCGCATGCCCCCCGACGACGAGATCGTGCGGGAGGACGGCAGCCGCGTCCGCGTCGCCGACCTGCTGCACACGGCCCACGGCCTGCTCCTGGTCACCGGCCACGGCAAGGCCGCCACCGCCGCCGAGGGCTGGACCGACCGCGTCGACGTCGTCACCGGCGCCTGGCACGAACCGGCCCTCCCCGCCCTCGACGCCGTCCTCGTGCGCCCCGACGGGTACGTCGCCTGGACCTCGCCCGGCGCCGCGCACGACCTCACCGACGCCCTCACCCGCTGGTTCGGCGCCCCCCGCACCACCACACCGGCGGCGGCCGCGGTCCGTTCCGCGGCCGGCGACGACCGGACGGGGGCGTGA
- a CDS encoding FAD-dependent monooxygenase, producing MARDVIVVGAGPVGLMAAGELRLGGADVVVHERLSSPARESRGASLTRRAVESFDQRGLLGELGATEPADAHFGGVPIDLGLLEENHYGARGVPQYRTERMLQEWVTRLGVPILRGHEVTGLRETPDGVTVAFEGPDGPGEDTAAYLVGCDGGRSTVRRLLGVGFPGPEPTRGFFTADVTGIETRRRRIGENLPDGSMIMAMDLESGVTRVVVYERGTPPKDRDALTFTDLADAWQRLTGESIHHGECRWISCFTDASRVAAEYRRGRVFLAGDATHVQPPAMAQGLSVGVQDAVNLGWKLAAVVAGHAPEELLDTYHAERHPIGAQLARNARAAIELRLTGQEMQPVREVLGELVAQEGAAAHMAGVLSGLGIRYDVGPGDHPLLGTRMPPDQEIDRPDGTRVRVADLLHTARGLLLVTDDAKAATAAEGWTDRVDVVTGAWHRPLRPALDAAPDAVLVRPDGYVAWTSPGTAHDLTDALTRWFGATRTTTRLG from the coding sequence ATGGCACGGGACGTGATCGTCGTCGGCGCCGGCCCGGTCGGGCTGATGGCGGCCGGCGAACTGCGCCTGGGCGGCGCCGACGTGGTCGTCCACGAGCGGCTGTCGTCTCCGGCCCGGGAGTCGCGCGGCGCCAGCCTGACCCGGCGGGCGGTCGAGAGCTTCGACCAGCGGGGGCTGCTCGGTGAACTCGGCGCGACCGAGCCCGCCGACGCCCACTTCGGCGGCGTGCCGATCGACCTGGGCCTGCTGGAGGAGAACCACTACGGCGCCAGGGGCGTCCCGCAGTACCGCACCGAGCGGATGCTTCAGGAGTGGGTGACCCGGCTCGGGGTGCCGATCCTGCGCGGCCACGAGGTGACCGGGCTGCGCGAGACGCCGGACGGCGTGACCGTGGCCTTCGAGGGACCGGACGGCCCCGGCGAGGACACCGCCGCCTACCTGGTCGGCTGCGACGGGGGCCGCAGCACCGTACGCCGGCTGCTCGGCGTCGGCTTCCCCGGCCCCGAGCCCACCCGCGGCTTCTTCACCGCCGACGTCACCGGGATCGAGACCCGGCGCCGGCGCATCGGCGAGAACCTGCCGGACGGCAGCATGATCATGGCCATGGACCTGGAGAGCGGCGTCACCCGGGTCGTCGTCTACGAACGGGGCACACCGCCGAAGGACCGGGACGCGCTCACCTTCACCGATCTGGCGGACGCCTGGCAGCGGTTGACCGGCGAGTCCATCCACCACGGGGAGTGCCGCTGGATCAGTTGCTTCACCGACGCCTCCCGGGTGGCCGCCGAGTACCGGCGCGGCCGGGTGTTCCTGGCCGGCGACGCCACGCACGTCCAACCCCCGGCCATGGCACAGGGGTTGAGCGTCGGCGTGCAGGACGCGGTGAACCTCGGCTGGAAGCTGGCGGCGGTCGTCGCCGGCCACGCGCCCGAGGAGCTGCTCGACACCTACCACGCCGAACGCCACCCCATCGGGGCGCAGTTGGCGCGCAACGCCCGGGCCGCGATCGAACTGCGGCTCACCGGGCAGGAGATGCAGCCGGTGCGCGAGGTGCTGGGCGAACTGGTGGCCCAGGAGGGCGCGGCCGCCCACATGGCCGGCGTCCTGAGCGGGCTGGGCATCCGCTACGACGTCGGCCCCGGCGACCACCCCCTGCTCGGCACGCGCATGCCCCCCGACCAGGAGATCGACCGCCCCGACGGCACCCGCGTCCGCGTCGCCGACCTGCTGCACACGGCCCGCGGCCTGCTCCTCGTCACCGACGACGCCAAGGCCGCCACCGCGGCCGAGGGCTGGACCGACCGCGTCGACGTCGTCACCGGCGCCTGGCACCGGCCCCTCCGTCCCGCCCTCGACGCCGCCCCTGACGCCGTCCTCGTGCGCCCCGACGGGTACGTCGCCTGGACCTCGCCCGGCACCGCGCACGACCTCACCGACGCCCTCACCCGCTGGTTCGGCGCCACCCGCACCACCACCCGGCTGGGCTGA
- the cysC gene encoding adenylyl-sulfate kinase yields MTRGATVWFTGLPSAGKTTLAYALAERLRGGDRRVEVLDGDEIRAFLSSGLGFTRADRDTNVRRIGFVAELLARNGVLALVPVIAPYADSRAAVRERHADTGTPYVEIHVAAPVDVCARRDVKGLYARQAAGEITGLTGVDDPYEEPAAPDLRIASQHRTVPESVASALALLTERGLA; encoded by the coding sequence GTGACACGCGGAGCGACCGTCTGGTTCACGGGTCTGCCGAGCGCCGGCAAGACCACCCTCGCGTACGCGCTGGCCGAGCGGCTGCGCGGCGGGGACCGCCGCGTCGAGGTGCTCGACGGCGACGAGATCCGCGCGTTCCTCTCCAGCGGCCTCGGCTTCACCCGGGCGGACCGGGACACCAACGTCCGGCGGATCGGCTTCGTCGCCGAACTGCTGGCCCGCAACGGCGTCCTGGCCCTGGTGCCGGTGATCGCGCCGTACGCCGACAGCCGGGCGGCGGTCCGCGAGCGGCACGCGGACACCGGCACCCCGTACGTCGAGATCCACGTCGCCGCGCCGGTGGACGTCTGCGCGCGGCGCGACGTCAAGGGGCTCTACGCCCGCCAGGCCGCCGGCGAGATCACGGGCCTGACCGGTGTGGACGACCCGTACGAGGAGCCCGCCGCGCCCGATCTGCGCATCGCGTCCCAGCACCGGACCGTGCCGGAGTCCGTGGCGTCGGCGCTGGCCCTGCTGACCGAAAGGGGACTCGCATGA
- the cysD gene encoding sulfate adenylyltransferase subunit CysD, with protein sequence MNPPRTGVPGNGQDAGREFALTHLDALESEAVHIFREVAGEFERPVILFSGGKDSIVMLHLALKAFTPAAVPFALLHVDTGHNFPEVLDHRDRAVARHGLRMHVALVQDYIDRGVLKERPDGLRNPLQTVPLTDTIRELRFDAVFGGGRRDEEKARAKERVFSLRDEFSQWDPRRQRPELWNLYNGRHAPGEHVRVFPLSNWTELDVWQYIRRESVELPEIYYSHEREVFLRNGMWLTAGGWGGPAEGETVQKRRVRYRTVGDMSCTGAVDSDADTPDKVVAEIAVSRLTERGATRADDKMSEAAMEDRKREGYF encoded by the coding sequence ATGAACCCGCCCCGCACCGGGGTACCGGGCAACGGACAGGACGCGGGCCGGGAGTTCGCGCTCACGCACCTGGACGCGCTGGAGTCGGAGGCGGTGCACATCTTCCGCGAGGTCGCGGGCGAGTTCGAGCGGCCGGTGATCCTCTTCTCCGGTGGCAAGGACTCGATCGTGATGCTGCACCTGGCGCTGAAGGCGTTCACGCCCGCGGCGGTGCCCTTCGCGCTGCTGCACGTGGACACCGGCCACAACTTCCCCGAGGTCCTCGACCACCGCGACCGGGCCGTGGCACGGCACGGGCTGCGGATGCACGTGGCCCTCGTGCAGGACTACATCGACCGCGGGGTGCTCAAGGAGCGCCCGGACGGCCTCCGCAACCCGTTGCAGACCGTGCCGCTCACCGACACCATCCGCGAGCTGCGCTTCGACGCGGTCTTCGGCGGCGGCCGGCGCGACGAGGAGAAGGCCCGCGCCAAGGAGCGGGTCTTCTCGCTGCGCGACGAGTTCTCCCAGTGGGACCCGCGCCGCCAGCGCCCCGAGCTGTGGAACCTCTACAACGGCCGGCACGCCCCCGGCGAGCACGTGCGGGTCTTCCCGCTGTCCAACTGGACCGAGCTGGACGTGTGGCAGTACATCCGGCGGGAGTCCGTGGAACTGCCCGAGATCTACTACTCCCATGAGCGCGAGGTGTTCCTGCGCAACGGCATGTGGCTGACCGCGGGGGGCTGGGGCGGCCCCGCGGAGGGCGAGACCGTGCAGAAGCGGCGGGTGCGCTACCGCACCGTCGGCGACATGTCCTGCACCGGCGCGGTCGACTCCGACGCCGACACCCCCGACAAGGTCGTCGCCGAGATCGCCGTCTCCCGCCTCACCGAGCGCGGTGCCACCCGCGCCGACGACAAGATGTCCGAGGCCGCGATGGAGGACCGCAAACGCGAGGGGTACTTCTAG
- a CDS encoding sulfate adenylyltransferase subunit 1, translating to MTTATDPAAPPSPAGGPATTLLRFATAGSVDDGKSTLVGRLLHDSKSVLTDQLEAVERASQVRGQQAPDLALLTDGLRAEREQGITIDVAYRYFATARRRFILADTPGHVQYTRNMVTGASTAELAVVLVDARNGVLEQTRRHAAIAALLRVPHVVLAVNKMDLTGYEEPVFTAIAEEFGAYARRLGVPRVTAIPISALVGDNVVEPSAHMHWYHGPTVLEHLETVAVCHDPVPGPARLPVQYVIRPRTAEHPDYRGYAGQIASGSFRVGDEVTVLPSGRTSRINGIDLLGEPVPAAWAPQSVTLLLADGLDVSRGDLIAPTAHAPATSQDVTATVCHVADRPLTVGQRVLLKHGTRTVKAVVRDIPSRLTLDDLSAHPAPGRLVANDIGRVSIRTAEPLPLDSYGASRRTGSFILLDPHDGATLTACMTGPTGVDTRQPTLDRG from the coding sequence ATGACCACAGCCACCGATCCCGCCGCGCCGCCGTCCCCGGCGGGCGGCCCCGCCACCACGCTGCTGCGGTTCGCGACCGCCGGCTCGGTCGACGACGGCAAGTCCACCCTCGTCGGACGCCTGCTGCACGACTCCAAGTCCGTGCTCACCGACCAGCTCGAAGCCGTGGAACGCGCCTCCCAGGTCCGCGGCCAGCAGGCACCCGACCTCGCCCTGCTCACCGACGGCCTGCGCGCCGAACGCGAACAGGGCATCACCATCGACGTCGCCTACCGCTACTTCGCCACCGCCCGCCGCCGCTTCATCCTCGCCGACACCCCCGGCCACGTGCAGTACACCCGCAACATGGTCACCGGCGCCTCCACCGCCGAACTCGCCGTCGTCCTCGTCGACGCCCGCAACGGCGTCCTGGAGCAGACCCGCCGGCACGCCGCGATCGCCGCCCTGCTGCGCGTCCCGCACGTGGTCCTCGCCGTCAACAAGATGGACCTGACCGGCTACGAGGAGCCGGTCTTCACCGCCATCGCCGAGGAGTTCGGCGCCTACGCGCGGCGGCTCGGCGTCCCGCGGGTGACCGCCATCCCGATCTCCGCGCTGGTCGGGGACAACGTGGTGGAGCCCTCGGCGCACATGCACTGGTACCACGGGCCCACCGTCCTGGAGCACCTGGAGACGGTGGCCGTCTGCCACGACCCGGTGCCCGGCCCGGCCCGGCTGCCGGTGCAGTACGTCATCCGGCCGCGGACCGCCGAGCACCCCGACTACCGCGGCTACGCCGGCCAGATCGCCTCCGGCTCCTTCCGCGTCGGCGACGAGGTCACCGTGCTGCCCTCCGGCCGCACCTCGCGGATCAACGGGATCGACCTGCTCGGCGAGCCCGTACCGGCCGCGTGGGCGCCGCAGTCGGTGACGCTGCTGCTCGCCGACGGCCTCGACGTCTCCCGCGGCGACCTGATCGCCCCGACCGCCCACGCGCCCGCCACCAGCCAGGACGTGACGGCGACGGTCTGCCACGTGGCCGACCGGCCGCTCACCGTCGGACAGCGGGTCCTGCTCAAGCACGGCACCCGCACCGTCAAGGCGGTCGTGCGGGACATCCCCTCCCGGCTCACCCTGGACGACCTGTCCGCGCACCCGGCGCCCGGCCGGCTGGTGGCCAACGACATCGGCCGGGTCAGCATCCGCACCGCCGAGCCCCTGCCGCTCGACTCCTACGGCGCGTCGCGGCGCACCGGCTCGTTCATCCTGCTCGACCCCCACGACGGCGCCACCCTGACCGCCTGCATGACCGGTCCGACGGGGGTGGACACCCGTCAACCGACTCTCGACCGCGGCTAG
- a CDS encoding ParB N-terminal domain-containing protein: protein MADNGGRATVIADGRAPTGAGHGGPPVGAGRRGNVVGLAPAGPRGAAARADRPRADGPRTAAARADGPRSADTGDLDLRAVERLPAQRLPVRALSPELRLRRGGVDTAHVQLLADVSGHAPLPPILVRRNGWGVIDGLHRLEAAKLRGDRDIAARFVECSDAEALVLAMRANSAHGLPLSRADRLAGAERVLTAHPDWSDRAIAGISGLSGKTVAALRGRTAGEAAADGKRLGADGRLRSVVSGEGRRRAAAYLQAHPDATLREVARETDVSVGTVHDVRTRLRRGISPERDGGRGPSGSRPAGGPAGPHPGADGAGAGDGTGEGDGAADAARTGGAAPGVHAVPDPDGAPGTDGAQARCRSHPDMPLAWAAVSAKVANDPCVRYTEGGKEFLQWMALHASDPDRWQELIGAVPAHWLGVIAPIAESISKEWGQFAERLRSRQEAV from the coding sequence ATGGCTGACAACGGCGGGCGGGCTACGGTGATCGCGGACGGCCGCGCGCCGACGGGGGCGGGTCACGGTGGACCGCCGGTCGGCGCCGGGCGCCGCGGGAACGTCGTGGGGCTGGCCCCGGCCGGCCCACGGGGGGCCGCGGCGCGGGCCGACAGACCGCGGGCCGACGGACCGCGGACGGCCGCGGCGCGCGCCGACGGACCGCGGAGCGCCGATACGGGCGACCTCGACCTGCGGGCCGTCGAGCGCCTCCCGGCGCAGCGGCTGCCGGTGCGGGCGCTGTCGCCCGAACTGCGGCTCCGCCGGGGCGGGGTGGACACCGCGCACGTCCAACTGCTCGCCGACGTCTCGGGCCACGCGCCGCTGCCGCCCATCCTGGTGCGCAGGAACGGCTGGGGCGTCATCGACGGCCTGCACCGGCTGGAGGCCGCCAAGCTCCGCGGCGACCGGGACATCGCCGCGCGCTTCGTCGAGTGCTCGGACGCCGAGGCGCTGGTCCTGGCCATGCGGGCGAACAGCGCGCACGGCCTGCCCCTGTCGCGGGCGGACCGGCTCGCCGGCGCCGAACGCGTCCTGACCGCGCACCCCGACTGGTCCGACCGCGCCATCGCCGGCATCAGCGGGCTGAGCGGGAAGACCGTCGCGGCCCTGCGCGGGCGGACGGCCGGCGAGGCGGCCGCCGACGGCAAGCGCCTCGGGGCGGACGGACGGCTGCGCTCGGTGGTGTCCGGGGAGGGCCGGCGGCGCGCCGCGGCCTACCTCCAGGCCCACCCGGACGCCACACTCCGGGAGGTCGCCCGGGAGACCGACGTGTCCGTGGGCACGGTCCACGACGTCAGGACCCGGCTGCGGCGCGGGATCAGCCCGGAGCGCGACGGGGGCCGGGGACCGTCCGGGAGCCGGCCGGCCGGCGGTCCGGCGGGCCCGCACCCGGGTGCGGACGGCGCCGGGGCGGGCGACGGGACCGGGGAGGGGGACGGCGCGGCGGACGCCGCTCGCACCGGCGGGGCCGCACCCGGCGTGCACGCCGTGCCCGACCCGGACGGGGCACCCGGTACGGACGGCGCCCAGGCGCGCTGCCGCAGCCACCCGGACATGCCGCTGGCCTGGGCGGCGGTGTCGGCCAAGGTGGCCAACGACCCCTGCGTCCGCTACACCGAGGGGGGCAAGGAGTTCCTCCAGTGGATGGCCCTGCACGCGTCGGACCCGGACCGCTGGCAGGAGCTGATCGGCGCGGTGCCGGCCCACTGGCTCGGGGTGATCGCGCCGATCGCCGAGAGCATCAGCAAGGAGTGGGGCCAGTTCGCCGAGCGGCTCAGGAGCCGGCAGGAAGCGGTGTGA
- a CDS encoding pyridoxamine 5'-phosphate oxidase family protein — MTLPPQHSGATAVPSALDAFLTRPHTAVLTTLRPDGSPHLAPVRFTWDPRARLVRVLTVRTTRKVRNVLATPGARVGLCQVDGFRWVTLEGTARVLDAPERIAEGARRYAERYWSAPPSPPGRVVVEIAVDRVSSLNC; from the coding sequence ATGACGCTCCCCCCGCAGCACAGCGGTGCGACGGCGGTCCCGTCCGCGCTCGACGCGTTCCTCACCCGGCCGCACACGGCCGTGCTGACCACGCTGCGACCGGACGGCTCCCCCCACCTGGCACCGGTGCGGTTCACCTGGGACCCGCGGGCGCGGCTGGTCCGCGTCCTGACGGTGCGCACCACCCGCAAGGTCAGGAACGTGCTCGCCACGCCCGGCGCCCGGGTCGGGCTGTGCCAGGTGGACGGCTTCCGCTGGGTCACCCTGGAGGGGACCGCCCGGGTCCTCGACGCCCCGGAGCGCATCGCCGAGGGGGCCCGCCGCTACGCCGAGCGCTACTGGTCGGCCCCGCCCAGCCCGCCGGGGCGGGTGGTCGTCGAGATCGCGGTGGACCGGGTGTCGAGCCTGAACTGCTGA
- a CDS encoding nuclear transport factor 2 family protein, which translates to MTSTHVEKTAPETDDAATVSGLLNRYLLALDSGGLDDAWARGLFTADAVVSFPMATYEGIVGLAEWHRHSLEKFARTQHLNSPAVVECAGDEAEFGANLVSTHVHRPGDEHAALFVTGTSVAGRARRTPAGWKLTRLSFDLVWRQGSPVPPAG; encoded by the coding sequence ATGACCTCCACTCACGTAGAGAAAACCGCGCCGGAGACGGATGACGCCGCCACGGTGAGCGGTCTGCTGAACCGGTACCTGCTGGCACTCGACAGCGGGGGACTGGACGACGCATGGGCGCGCGGCCTGTTCACCGCGGACGCCGTCGTCTCCTTTCCGATGGCCACCTACGAGGGAATCGTGGGACTCGCGGAATGGCACCGCCACTCGCTGGAGAAATTCGCCCGCACCCAGCACCTGAATTCACCGGCGGTGGTGGAGTGCGCGGGCGACGAGGCGGAGTTCGGCGCCAACCTCGTCTCCACGCACGTCCACCGCCCCGGCGACGAGCACGCCGCGCTCTTCGTCACCGGCACGTCGGTGGCCGGACGGGCGCGCCGCACCCCGGCCGGCTGGAAGCTCACCCGCCTGTCGTTCGACCTGGTCTGGCGGCAGGGCAGCCCCGTCCCGCCCGCCGGGTGA